A window of Chryseobacterium aquaeductus genomic DNA:
GAAACAAAAGTCTGGGAGAAGCTAGCAAATTAAATTATTTTAAATTTGAAAAAATTAGGGTTCTTATTAATAATCACTTTTTTCTGCTGCGAAGTATATTCGCAGTCTTTAACGTTGGCAAATGCTGGAAATTCTAATTACAAAATATTGATTCCCACAGATCCTGATCAAAATGAAGTTTTAGCTGCTTCAAAATTTCAAAATTATTTCAAAACCATCACGGGAGTTCAATTGCCTATTCAAAATAAAGAAAATCTACAGCAAGAAAAATTTGCAATTTTAATAGCAAACTCCAGAAGGTTCAAGAATATAAAAAGCATTCAGCATGACGGCGTAGTTATTAAAACAGAAGGTAGCAATCTCTTAATTTGCGGTGGTGAAAACAGAGGAGTTTTATATAGTGTATATACATTTTTCGAAAAGTATCTAGACTGTAAATTTTTTGCATTAGATGAAATTAAAACTCCAAAGAAAAGTAAAGTTGAAATTTCTCAAATTGATTATCAATACTCACCCTATTTTAGTTTTCGATCATATTATTCTTTAGAAAACGAAGAAAAAGAGTATGCCGATTTTAATAAACAAAATTATTTTTTTGAAAATCGTCTTTATCCAGCCCATTCATTAGCATGGCTTTTACCCGCAAGTAAGTATTTTGAAAGTAATCCAGAATTTTTCGCTCTTATTGATGGAAAAAGAAATCCAACTCAAATTTGTTTTAGTAGTGATGGAGCATTAAAAGAATTAATAAAAATATTAAGATTAGAAATGTCCTTAACCCCAAATCAAGTTTGGTCTGTTAGTCACTTAGATTCACCGAATTACTGTCATTGCAATTTATGTGAAAATAAATATAAATCAGGAAATGGTTTTTGTGAAACATTAATTCCTTTTGTAAATAAAGTTGCAAGAGCATTTCCAGAAAAAACGATTAGTACTTTAGCATACAATCAATCAATATTTCCATCAAAATTAGAAAAACCAGAGAAAAATGTTGAAATTATGTTTTGTTTAACTAATTTGGATAGAAGGTATAGTATTACATTAGATAAAAGTAAAGGAGCAGAAAAACTTCTGAAAGCATTACAATCTTGGAAAAAGCAAACTAGTGATATTTTTATTTGGGATTATTCGGTTAATTATTTTCATTCACTGTCGCCATTTCCTAATATTTATACTTTTCCACAAAATATAAAATTTTTTAAAGATTTTGGTATAAAAGAAGTTTTTATGCAAGGGATTGGACCGCAAAAAGGTGAATTCTCTGAGCTTAAATCTTATATTGCCTCTAAACTTCTTTGGAATCCCAATTTAGATTTTAATAAATTGCTAGATGAATTTTTAATAAACTACTATGGAAACGGTTGGGAAGAGATGAAAAAATATATTCTGACAATTGATGCAGAATCAAAAAAATATCAATCTCCTTTAAATGAATATTCGAATCCAACTTTATATAAAAATGGATTTTTAAGCCAAAATAATATTTTAAATTATAAAAAAATTATAGAATCAACGCTTTCAAAAGTACAAAAAGATGGGAAATTCTATAATAGAATTAATAAAGAAATATTAACATTGGAATACGCTGAATTAGAAATACAAAGCCTTTATGATAAAAACAAGGATTTTAATACTAAAAATGATTTTGTTAAAAAATTAAATAATTTTAAGTTAGAAACTCAAAAAAATAATATAAAAAATCTTAAAAATGGGGAGTTTACTGTTGACGAATTTATTAATCAGAAAGAGAAATAAAAAATGAGAATATCAGTTGTAATTCCTATGTATAATGCTGAGAAAACTATTGTGAATGTGCTAGATTCAGTTCAAACACAATCTTATTTGCCTATTGAAATTATTATTGTAAATGATGGAAGTACAGATAATTCATTAAAAATAGTACAAGATTATATGAATAAGCATATTGCAATTCCTATACATTTAATAAATAAAAAAAATGGGGGAGTTTCATCTGCAAGAAATTTAGGTATGAAAAAAGCAAATGGAGATTGGATTGCTCTTTTGGACTCAGATGATGTTTGGCTTCCACATAAATTAGAAAGACAAAAACAAATATTAGAAGCAAAGCCTCATATTGATTTTTTAGGAACAACAAGAAATGATGAAATTATTAAAAGTATTTTATGGAAAAAACTTGGAAATCTCTCCAAAATAACCCCGAAAAATTTGATGGTGAAATTTGTTTTTGTTGTTCCAACGGTACTTTTTAAAAGAGAAATAGTAAGTAGTATTGGTTATTTTGATGAAAATCAAAAGCATGCAGAAGAAGGTAATTATTTCATTAGGATTGCAAACAAAAAAAATTGCTATTTATTAAACGAAAGCCTTGTAATTACTGGCGGAGGCAAAGCTCATTTCGGTGAAAGTGGTTTATCTGGGAATATTTTAGAAATGGA
This region includes:
- a CDS encoding glycosyltransferase family 2 protein; the encoded protein is MRISVVIPMYNAEKTIVNVLDSVQTQSYLPIEIIIVNDGSTDNSLKIVQDYMNKHIAIPIHLINKKNGGVSSARNLGMKKANGDWIALLDSDDVWLPHKLERQKQILEAKPHIDFLGTTRNDEIIKSILWKKLGNLSKITPKNLMVKFVFVVPTVLFKREIVSSIGYFDENQKHAEEGNYFIRIANKKNCYLLNESLVITGGGKAHFGESGLSGNILEMEKGELKNIKYAYIHEIINFFEYITLSSFSLFKFLRRWIIVKTK
- a CDS encoding DUF4838 domain-containing protein; its protein translation is MKKLGFLLIITFFCCEVYSQSLTLANAGNSNYKILIPTDPDQNEVLAASKFQNYFKTITGVQLPIQNKENLQQEKFAILIANSRRFKNIKSIQHDGVVIKTEGSNLLICGGENRGVLYSVYTFFEKYLDCKFFALDEIKTPKKSKVEISQIDYQYSPYFSFRSYYSLENEEKEYADFNKQNYFFENRLYPAHSLAWLLPASKYFESNPEFFALIDGKRNPTQICFSSDGALKELIKILRLEMSLTPNQVWSVSHLDSPNYCHCNLCENKYKSGNGFCETLIPFVNKVARAFPEKTISTLAYNQSIFPSKLEKPEKNVEIMFCLTNLDRRYSITLDKSKGAEKLLKALQSWKKQTSDIFIWDYSVNYFHSLSPFPNIYTFPQNIKFFKDFGIKEVFMQGIGPQKGEFSELKSYIASKLLWNPNLDFNKLLDEFLINYYGNGWEEMKKYILTIDAESKKYQSPLNEYSNPTLYKNGFLSQNNILNYKKIIESTLSKVQKDGKFYNRINKEILTLEYAELEIQSLYDKNKDFNTKNDFVKKLNNFKLETQKNNIKNLKNGEFTVDEFINQKEK